The following coding sequences lie in one Treponema sp. OMZ 790 genomic window:
- a CDS encoding L-2-amino-thiazoline-4-carboxylic acid hydrolase has translation MSNRKNRFIDGVKEFLKAEFSEDFISEVTEKAWNRYDSLILENANEPKIMWTHTRERIYPGIAVFYALLDMGVEREKSALLLKNYYKKRSEKPAAMIQKIMKIPGLYKKVPKFFARMTKKVFGEPAGFKARFYEEKKDAIKFDMLVCPYQEICKKYGCPEIVEMYCDADDVCYGNMHPKIQWLRTKTLGKGGDCCDFEVRVLK, from the coding sequence ATGAGTAATAGAAAGAACAGATTTATCGATGGTGTGAAGGAGTTTTTAAAGGCTGAGTTTTCCGAAGATTTTATTTCGGAAGTTACGGAAAAAGCATGGAATCGATACGATTCTTTAATTTTGGAAAATGCCAATGAGCCCAAAATAATGTGGACTCACACAAGAGAAAGGATATATCCGGGCATTGCCGTTTTTTATGCTTTGCTTGATATGGGGGTCGAAAGAGAAAAATCGGCTCTTCTTTTAAAAAATTATTATAAAAAAAGAAGCGAAAAACCGGCAGCAATGATTCAAAAGATAATGAAGATTCCGGGGCTATATAAAAAAGTTCCAAAATTTTTTGCACGAATGACTAAAAAAGTTTTTGGAGAACCGGCAGGATTTAAAGCTCGTTTTTATGAAGAAAAGAAAGATGCTATCAAGTTTGATATGCTTGTATGCCCCTATCAAGAAATATGCAAAAAATATGGCTGTCCTGAAATAGTCGAAATGTATTGTGATGCAGACGATGTTTGTTACGGTAATATGCATCCGAAAATTCAATGGCTTAGAACCAAAACTCTCGGTAAAGGCGGGGATTGCTGTGATTTTGAAGTACGGGTTTTAAAATAA
- a CDS encoding tryptophanase, with amino-acid sequence MKKYVPEPFRIKMVEPIKMTTREDRIKYLEKAKYNMFNLRGEDVYIDLLTDSGTNAMSDKQWGGVMVGDEAYAGGKSYFKLVEAGQDIFGYEFIQPVHQGRAAEKVLFPLLLQKGQVAISNMFFDTTRAHVTLAGGRPLDCVCKEAKKPSEYAPFKGNMDVEKLEQLINEHGKEKVGMIVMTITNNSAGGQAVSIQNIRDVAKVAKKYGILFNIDAARFAENAYFVKQREEEFKNKSIKEIIREMFSYADTFTMSAKKDAIVNMGGLIGIKNNQEIYQRIKGNCISFEGFITYGGLAGRDLEALAIGLYEGIDEEYLKYRNASMEYLASQLLDAGIAIQNPAGGHGVYVDANAMFPHIPYYEFPGHTLCVELYKEAGIRTCDIGSFMLGNDPETGEQIKSEFEFARLAIPRRVYTQSHLDVIAGALINIKERASQVKGYKIIWEPPILRHFQAHLEPIK; translated from the coding sequence ATGAAAAAGTATGTACCGGAACCATTTAGAATTAAAATGGTTGAACCCATCAAAATGACAACGCGTGAGGACCGCATTAAGTATCTTGAAAAAGCAAAATACAACATGTTCAACTTGCGCGGTGAAGATGTCTATATTGACTTATTGACTGACAGCGGAACTAACGCAATGAGCGATAAGCAGTGGGGCGGCGTTATGGTCGGGGATGAGGCCTATGCCGGAGGAAAAAGTTATTTTAAATTGGTTGAAGCCGGTCAAGATATTTTCGGATATGAATTTATCCAGCCTGTTCATCAGGGCCGCGCCGCAGAAAAAGTATTATTCCCCTTACTTCTTCAAAAAGGTCAAGTAGCTATATCAAACATGTTTTTCGATACAACCAGAGCTCACGTAACCCTCGCAGGAGGACGTCCGCTCGACTGCGTATGTAAAGAAGCAAAAAAACCTTCAGAATATGCTCCTTTTAAAGGAAACATGGATGTCGAAAAACTTGAACAGCTTATTAACGAACATGGAAAAGAAAAAGTCGGCATGATTGTAATGACAATTACCAACAACTCTGCCGGCGGACAAGCTGTTTCGATTCAGAACATCCGTGATGTTGCCAAAGTTGCAAAAAAATACGGTATCTTGTTCAATATCGACGCTGCACGATTTGCAGAAAATGCATACTTTGTAAAACAAAGAGAAGAAGAATTCAAGAATAAATCCATTAAAGAAATTATTCGTGAAATGTTCAGCTATGCAGACACATTTACAATGAGCGCAAAAAAAGATGCTATTGTTAATATGGGCGGTTTAATAGGTATTAAAAACAACCAAGAAATCTATCAAAGAATAAAGGGTAACTGTATTTCTTTTGAAGGTTTTATTACCTACGGAGGTCTTGCCGGACGCGATCTTGAAGCCCTCGCCATCGGTTTATATGAAGGCATTGATGAGGAATATTTAAAATACCGAAATGCTTCTATGGAATACCTTGCTTCTCAGCTTCTTGATGCCGGTATTGCCATTCAAAACCCGGCAGGCGGGCACGGCGTTTATGTTGATGCCAATGCAATGTTCCCCCATATTCCGTATTACGAATTTCCCGGTCACACTCTTTGTGTCGAGTTGTATAAAGAAGCCGGAATCCGAACATGCGATATCGGTTCCTTTATGCTCGGAAACGACCCCGAAACCGGAGAACAAATCAAATCGGAATTCGAATTTGCCCGTCTTGCAATTCCGAGACGAGTATATACACAGTCTCACTTAGATGTTATTGCAGGAGCTTTAATCAACATTAAAGAAAGAGCATCTCAAGTCAAGGGCTACAAGATTATCTGGGAACCGCCGATTTTAAGACACTTCCAAGCTCATTTGGAACCTATAAAATAA
- a CDS encoding DUF4143 domain-containing protein — protein MYRKISKDLEKWKTGKHRKPLILQGARQAGKTYSILEFGRKNYVQVQLSINGYRTYYWESEREAEIDFIIKRKDKIIPIEVKSADNTRAKSLKVYMETYNPEYAVKLSSKNFGFENKKKIVPLYAAFCI, from the coding sequence ATGTACAGAAAAATCAGCAAAGATTTAGAAAAATGGAAAACCGGCAAGCATCGTAAACCTCTAATATTGCAAGGAGCAAGACAGGCGGGTAAAACCTATTCTATCTTAGAATTCGGCAGAAAAAATTATGTACAGGTTCAGCTTTCTATAAACGGCTATCGAACTTATTATTGGGAATCCGAAAGAGAAGCAGAAATAGATTTTATAATAAAACGGAAAGATAAGATTATTCCCATTGAGGTAAAATCGGCGGACAATACCAGAGCCAAGAGTTTAAAGGTCTATATGGAAACATATAATCCCGAATATGCCGTAAAGCTTTCTTCAAAAAATTTCGGCTTTGAAAATAAAAAAAAGATTGTCCCTTTATATGCCGCCTTTTGTATTTGA
- a CDS encoding putative toxin-antitoxin system toxin component, PIN family, producing the protein MRIFLDTNVLISAFVFAGKAGNLLEILFDNGYDLLISEYADLEFKAKLEENWSSKADRIYSLYRSLPFIFCTSTEKRYDMIRDKKDIPVLSDALFHNADIILTGDKDFLESDLKKPLIFSPTMLYDYLINLL; encoded by the coding sequence ATGCGGATTTTTTTAGATACGAATGTTCTTATTTCTGCATTTGTATTTGCAGGGAAGGCAGGCAACCTTTTAGAGATACTTTTTGATAATGGGTATGACTTGCTTATTTCTGAATATGCAGATTTGGAATTTAAAGCAAAACTTGAGGAAAACTGGAGTTCAAAAGCAGATAGAATTTATTCGCTATATCGCAGTTTACCATTTATATTCTGTACAAGCACAGAGAAACGATATGACATGATCCGCGATAAAAAAGATATTCCGGTGTTAAGCGATGCTCTTTTTCATAATGCTGATATTATTCTTACAGGTGATAAGGATTTTCTTGAATCTGATTTAAAAAAACCTTTGATATTTTCTCCTACAATGTTATATGATTATTTAATAAATCTGTTATGA